One Panicum virgatum strain AP13 chromosome 3N, P.virgatum_v5, whole genome shotgun sequence DNA segment encodes these proteins:
- the LOC120666968 gene encoding K(+) efflux antiporter 3, chloroplastic-like produces MAAAASAVALARHHALLPAPPSSSARSGAPVCCALRPRRRRPAPTRLVTAGRRRRGSGFRAPRAGMDMDLASGAVEVINDLGFDTLTFLGVTVLVIPAFRVVRASPILGFFCAGVVLNQFGLIRNLTDVKLLSEWGILFLLFEMGLELSLSRLKALARFAFGMGLPQVLLSTLAFTAFELPPNGAIGTKILQFLFNSRPDLVNIRSIDEAIVIGAALSLSSSAFVLQLLAEKGELPTRFGSATLGILLLQDIAVVPLLVILPVLESQNIVEQSVWPILLAESLKALGGLGILSLGGKYLMRRVFEFVAESRSSEAFVALCLLTVAGTSLITQQLGFSDTLGAFLAGAILAETNFRTQIEADIRPFRGLLLGLFFVTTGTSIDMQLLIREWPNVLSLLGGLIAIKTLIITAIGPRVGLTLQESVRIGLLLSQGGEFGFVVFSLANRLGVLPLELNKLLIIVVVLSMALTPLLNEVGRRVAGIIDESAEEKEKPAEMRNYGATEPIVIVGFGEMGQILAKFLSAPLSFGLDQDAEGWPYVAFDLNPAVVKSARKSGFPVLYGDGSRPAVLQSAGITFPKAIMVMYTGKEKTIEAVNRLRQAFAAVPIYARAQDLSHLLDLKKSGATDVVLENAETSLQLGSILLRGLGVMSDDVSFLSTLVRNSMEVQAQEALKDIGNKEVDIMKPLQVRVSDLVDGNGNSSRMIAKEQSLSLSSRPDLEIIKPPVGNWIPDMNVEKDQPGYDFDGIDSADGVTYCLMESDDDSDEASGASKKMIDQSA; encoded by the exons ATGGCGGCTGCCgcgtcggcggtggcgctggcgcGGCACCAcgccctcctccccgcgccaccctcctcctccgcccggaGCGGTGCGCCGGTCTGCTGCGccctgcgcccgcgccggcgccgcccggcgcccACGCGGCTCGTGacggcagggaggaggaggagggggagcggcTTCCGGGCGCCGCGCGCGGGGATGGACATGGACCTCGCTagcggcgccgtggaggtgatCAACGACCTGGGCTTCGACACGCTCACCTTCCTCGGCGTCACGGTGCTCGTCATCCCCGCCTTCCGCGTCGTCAGGGCCAGCCCA ATTCTCGGCTTCTTCTGCGCCGGCGTCGTGCTCAACCAGTTCGGCCTCATCAGGAACCTCACCGACGTCAAGCTCCTGTCCGAGTGGGGGATCCTTTTCCTG TTGTTTGAGATGGGGCTGGAGCTCTCCCTGTCTCGCCTCAAGGCTCTTGCGAGGTTCGCCTTCGGGATGGGCTTGCCTCAG GTTCTTTTGTCAACCCTCGCTTTCACGGCGTTCGAGCTTCCTCCTAACGGTGCCATAGGAACAAAAATCCTGCAGTTCCTATTCAATTCAAGACCTGATCTG GTGAACATCAGAAGCATTGACGAAGCAATAGTAATTGGAGCTGCCCTATCACTATCTTCGTCAGCTTTTGTTCTTCAG CTTCTTGCTGAGAAAGGTGAACTTCCAACAAGATTTGGTTCAGCTACACTGGGAATCCTCCTCCTGCAG GACATTGCAGTTGTCCCCCTGTTGGTTATACTCCCTGTGCTAGAGAGTCAG AACATCGTGGAGCAAAGTGTGTGGCCAATTTTACTAGCTGAAAGCTTAAAGGCACTGGGAGGACTTGGCATACTTTCACTTGGTGGGAAATACCTCATGAGACGTGTCTTTGAG TTTGTTGCAGAGTCAAGGAGCTCGGAGGCATTTGTTGCACTCTGTCTTCTAACCGTCGCAGGGACATCACTTATCACCCAACAGTTAGGGTTTAGTGATACA TTAGGTGCATTTCTGGCTGGAGCCATTCTCGCAGAAACAAATTTCCGTACACAAATTGAAGCTGACATAAGGCCATTCAGAGGCCTGTTGCTTGGGTTGTTCTTTGTGACTACAGGGACTTCCATTGACATGCAG CTTCTCATCCGGGAGTGGCCTAATGTTCTATCACTGTTGGGAGGTCTTATTGCAATCAAGACATTGATAATTACCGCAATTGGGCCAAGAGTTGGACTGACTCTTCAAGAAAGTGTACGGATAGGATTGCTACTTTCTCAAGGAGGCGAGTTTGGGTTTGTGGTGTTTTCTTTGGCAAACAGGCTCGGTGTCCTACCACTGGAGTTAAACAAACTGCTCATAATTGTTGTTGTGCTGTCAATGGCATTAACTCCACTACTCAATGAAGTTGGAAGACGAGTAGCAGGGATCATTGATGAAAGTGCTGAAGAAAAAGAA AAACCTGCTGAGATGAGGAATTATGGTGCCACCGAACCTATTGTAATTGTTGGTTTTGGAGAGATGGGACAG ATCCTTGCAAAATTTTTATCTGCACCATTATCGTTTGGGCTTGATCAAGACGCAGAAGGATGGCCATATGTTGCATTTGATCTAAATCCTGCTGTTGTAAAG TCAGCTAGAAAATCAGGATTTCCTGTGCTATACGGAGATGGTTCACGCCCTGCAGTTCTGCAATCTGCTGGCATAACATTTCCAAAAGCTATCATGGTTATGTATACCGGAAAGGAAAAAACTATTGAGGCCGTAAACAGATTGCGGCAAGCTTTCGCTGCG GTTCCAATATATGCTAGAGCCCAGGACCTTTCACATTTGTTAGATCTTAAGAAATCAGGTGCAACAGATGTTGTCCTAGAAAATGCTGAG ACTAGCTTGCAGCTAGGTTCAATACTTTTAAGAGGATTGGGCGTCATGTCTGATGATGTATCCTTCTTGAGTACGCTTGTGAGAAATTCAATGGAGGTACAGGCTCAAGAAGCACTAAAAGACATTGGGAACAAGGAAGTTGATATCATGAAGCCTCTTCAG GTAAGAGTATCAGACTTAGTGGACGGCAATGGGAACAGTTCGAGAATGATAGCCAAGGAGCAGTCACTAAGTTTAAGTAGTCGCCCAGATTTGGAAATAATAAAACCACCTGTGGGGAATTGGATACCTGATATGAATGTGGAAAAGGACCAGCCAGGATATGACTTTGACGGAATAGATTCTGCAGATGGTGTGACATATTGTCTAATGGAATCTGATGACGATAGTGATGAAGCCTCGGGTGCAAGCAAGAAAATGATCGATCAATCTGCGTAA
- the LOC120666970 gene encoding serine/threonine-protein phosphatase BSL2 homolog — protein MDVDARMATESDSDSDARSGGGGGSGSGSETPSVSPSAPGTPTAAAAAASPGPVAGPRPAPGYTVVDAAMDKKEDGPGCRCGHTLTAVPAVGEEGSPGYVGPRLILFGGATALEGNSATPPSSAGSAGIRLAGATADVHCYDVLSNKWTRLTPLGEPPSPRAAHVATAVGTMVVIQGGIGPAGLSAEDLHVLDLTQQRPRWHRVVVQGPGPGPRYGHVMALVGQRFLLTIGGNDGKRPLADVWALDTAAKPYEWRKLEPEGEGPPPCMYATASARSDGLLLLCGGRDANSVPLSSAYGLAKHRDGRWEWAIAPGVSPSPRYQHAAVFVNARLHVSGGALGGGRMVEDSSSVAVLDTAAGVWCDTKSVVTTPRTGRYSADAAGGDASVELTRRCRHAAAAVGDLIFVYGGLRGGVLLDDLLVAEDLAAAETTNAANHAAAVAASANVQREPGRYAYNDEQSGQTVTVSSPDGAVVLGTPVAPPVNGDIYTDISPENAIILGQRRLSKGVDYLVEASAAEAEAISATLAAVKARQVNGEMEHAPDREQSPDAASSGKQTSSLIKPDPALLNNSTPPPGVRLHHRAVVVAAETGGALGGMVRQLSIDQFENEGRRVIYGTPENATAARKLLDRQMSINSVPKKVIASLLKPRGWKPPVRRQFFLDCNEIADLCDSAERIFSSEPSVLQLKAPIKIFGDLHGQFGDLMRLFDEYGAPSTAGDIAYIDYLFLGDYVDRGQHSLETITLLLALKVEYPHNVHLIRGNHEAADINALFGFRIECIERMGERDGIWTWHRVNRLFNWLPLAALIEKKIICMHGGIGRSINHVEQIENLQRPITMEAGSVVLMDLLWSDPTENDSVEGLRPNARGPGLVTFGPDRVMEFCNNNDLQLIVRAHECVMDGFERFAQGHLITLFSATNYCGTANNAGAILVLGRDLVVVPKLIHPLPPAITSSETSPEHHIEDTWMQELNANRPATPTRGRPQAPNNDRGSLAWI, from the exons ATGGACGTGGACGCGCGCATGGCGACGGAGTCGGACTCCGACTCcgacgcgcggagcggcggcggcggcgggtcaggGTCTGGGAGCGAGACCCCCTCGGTTTCCCCTTCGGCGCCCGGGACGCCCACGGCAGCAGCCGCGGCTGCGTCACCGGGGCCGGTGGCGGGGCCCAGGCCGGCGCCGGGGTACACGGTGGTGGACGCGGCGATGGACAAAAAGGAGGACGGGCCGGGGTGCCGGTGCgggcacacgctcacggcggtgcCGGCCGTCGGGGAGGAGGGCTCGCCGGGGTACGTGGGCCCGCGGCTCATACTCTTCGGCGGTGCCACCGCGCTCGAGGGCAACTCCGCGACGCCACCCTCGTCGGCTGGGAGCGCCGGGATCC GTCTTGCTGGTGCCACCGCAGATGTCCACTGTTACGACGTGTTATCAAATAAGTGGACCAG GCTTACTCCACTTGGTGAACCTCCTTCACCAAGGGCTGCGCATGTAGCCACTGCTGTTGGAACCATGGTGGTCATTCAG GGTGGAATAGGCCCTGCTGGCTTATCTGCTGAGGACCTTCATGTTCTGGATCTAACACAACAACGGCCACGATGGCATAG AGTGGTGGTTCAAGGCCCTGGTCCTGGTCCACGGTACGGACATGTGATGGCCTTGGTTGGGCAGCGATTCTTATTGACAATTGGTGGCAATGATG GAAAGCGGCCCCTGGCAGATGTATGGGCCCTTGATACTGCAGCTAAGCCCTATGAATGGAGAAAACTTGAGCCGGAAGGTGAAGGGCCACCACCGTGCAT GTATGCAACTGCAAGTGCCCGTTCTGATGGCCTCCTTTTGCTTTGTGGTGGAAGGGATGCCAATAGCGTG CCCCTATCAAGTGCATACGGGCTTGCAAAACATAGAGATGGGCGTTGGGAGTGGGCAATTGCCCCTGGTGTGTCTCCATCACCGAGATATCAACACGCAGCT GTTTTTGTCAATGCACGGCTGCATGTCTCAGGAGGGGCTCTTGGAGGTGGTCGCATGGTAGAAGATTCCTCAAGCGTTGCAG TATTGGACACTGCTGCTGGAGTTTGGTGTGATACCAAATCAGTAGTTACAACTCCAAGGACAGGAAGATATAGTGCAGATGCAGCGGGTGGTGATGCTTCTGTAGAGCTTACACGAAGGTGCAGGCATGCAGCTGCCGCAGTTGGTGATTTGATATTTGTTTATGGAGGTTTACGGGGAG GTGTGCTGCTAGATGACCTCCTGGTTGCTGaagatcttgctgctgctgaaaCAACCAACGCTGCTAATCATGCAGCAGCTGTTGCTGCATCCGCAAATGTACAAAGAGAACCTGGTAGATATGCCTACAACGATGAACAATCAGGACAAACAGTTACAGTTTCAAGTCCTGATGGAGCGGTTGTTCTTGGAACTCCAGTTGCTCCTCCTGTCAATGGGGACATATATACTGACATTAGTCCCGAGAATGCTATTATCCTGGGACAGAG gagATTGAGCAAAGGTGTTGATTATTTGGTTGAAGCATCAGCTGCAGAGGCTGAGGCAATCAGTGCTACCTTGGCTGCTGTAAAGGCTAGGCAAGTTAATGGTGAGATGGAGCATGCACCTGACAGGGAGCAGTCTCCAGATGCCGCATCGAGTGGCAAACAAACTTCAAGCCTCATTAAACCAGATCCTGCTCTTTTGAACAATTCAACACCACCTCCTGGGGTTCGGTTGCACCATAGAGCA GTGGTGGTAGCAGCAGAAACTGGAGGTGCCTTAGGTGGCATGGTTAGGCAGCTCTCAATTGACCAGTTTGAGAATGAAGGAAGAAGGGTCATTTATGGCACTCCTGAGAATGCAACTGCAGCAAGGAAATTACTAGATCGGCAAATGTCTATTAATAGTGTGCCTAAAAAG GTTATTGCATCTCTGCTGAAACCTCGTGGTTGGAAGCCCCCTGTGCGACGGCAGTTCTTTCTTGACTGCAATGAGATTGCAGATCTATGTGATAGCGCTGAAAGAATATTTTCAAGTGAACCAAGTGTCTTACAGCTTAAAGCTCCCATTAAGATATTTGGTGATCTGCACGGTCAATTCGGTGACCTCATGCGGTTGTTTGATGAGTACGGTGCTCCTTCAACAGCTGGAGACATTGC TTACATTGATTATCTCTTCTTGGGGGATTATGTGGATCGTGGTCAGCATAGTCTGGAGACAATCACTCTTCTTCTTGCACTGAAG GTTGAATATCCTCATAATGTACATTTGATTCGAGGGAATCATGAGGCAGCAGATATCAATGCTCTGTTTGGGTTCCGAATAGAGTGCATAGAGCGAATG GGTGAGCGGGATGGAATCTGGACCTGGCATCGTGTGAACAGGTTATTTAATTGGCTCCCTTTGGCTGCACTAATAGAAAAGAAAATCATTTGTATGCATGGTGGTATTGGTCGGTCCATCAACCATGTTGAGCAAATTGAGAATCTTCAAAGGCCAATTACAATGGAAGCAGGCTCAGTTGTTCTGATGGATCTTCTATG GTCTGACCCAACTGAGAATGACAGCGTAGAAGGACTCAGACCAAATGCACGGGGCCCTGGTCTTGTTACCTTTGGG CCTGATAGAGTTATGGAGTTCTGCAACAACAATGACCTGCAGTTGATTGTACGAGCACACGAGTGTGTGATGGATGGCTTTGAGCGTTTCGCTCAAGGTCACCTGATCACTCTTTTCTCAGCAACAAATTACTGTG GTACGGCAAACAATGCAGGTGCAATCTTAGTTCTGGGAAGGGATCTGGTGGTTGTTCCGAAACTCATCCATCCTTTGCCGCCTGCCATTACGTCATCTGAGACCTCTCCGGAGCATCATATTGAGGACACATGGATGCAG GAGTTAAATGCCAACAGACCAGCAACGCCAACAAGGGGCCGCCCTCAGGCACCCAACAATGACCGAGGCTCTCTTGCCTGGATATAG